In Triticum urartu cultivar G1812 unplaced genomic scaffold, Tu2.1 TuUngrouped_contig_4573, whole genome shotgun sequence, a single window of DNA contains:
- the LOC125528017 gene encoding serine/threonine protein phosphatase 2A 57 kDa regulatory subunit B' theta isoform-like, producing the protein MIKQILGRFPKKPSKSGDKDPIGRSGASVSNPPRGAERASGHTPIISSSGLSYGGGQHPGNGNNSRVNNGNSSAFELLPGFKDVPNAEKNNLFVKKLNLCCVTFDFSDPTKSMKEKEVKRQTLLELVDYVASANQKFPEIVMQETTRMVSLNLFRTLTTPPRENNISAYDLDEDEPVMDPAWSHLQIVYELFLRFIQSPETDAKLAKRYIDHSFVLRLLDLFDSEDPREREYLKMILHRVYGKFMVHRPVIRKAINNTFYQFIYETEKHNGIAELLEILGSIINGFALPLKEEHKLFLIRALIPLHKPKCIAMYHQQLSYCITQFVEKDCKLSDTVIRGLLKYWPITNSNKEVMFLGELEEILEATQPAEFQKCMVPLFRQIARCLNSSHFQVAERSLFLWNNDHIESLIKQNSKVILPIIFPALERNSSGHWNPAVQSLTLNVRKLFSDHDAGLYTECLRKYEEAKAKEKENKLKQEATWKRLEEIASSRATSGEAVLVHRTLPRQSSAV; encoded by the exons ATGATCAAGCAGATCCTTGGGCGGTTCCCTAAGAAGCCGTCCAAGTCCGGGGACAAGGATCCGATCGGACGGTCAGGCGCCTCCGTGTCCAACCCTCCGAGAGGCGCGGAGAGGGCATCCGGCCACACGCCAATTATCTCCAGCTCTGGGCTCAGCTACGGCGGCGGCCAGCATCCGGGTAACGGAAACAACTCGAGGGTCAACAATGGCAATTCATCGGCCTTCGAGCTGCTCCCGGGCTTTAAGGATGTCCCCAACGCCGAGAAGAATAACCTCTTTGTCAAGAAACTGAACCTGTGCTGCGTCACGTTTGACTTCAGCGACCCGACAAAGAGCATGAAGGAGAAGGAAGTAAAACGACAAACTCTGTTGGAGCTCGTGGACTATGTCGCCTCGGCCAATCAGAAGTTTCCGGAGATAGTTATGCAGGAGACCACGAGGATGGTTTCTCTGAACCTGTTCAGGACGCTGACCACCCCTCCCAGGGAGAACAACATTTCAGCCTATGATTTGGATGAGGATGAGCCTGTGATGGACCCTGCTTGGTCGCACTTGCAGATTGTTTATGAGTTGTTCTTGAGGTTCATTCAGTCTCCGGAGACTGATGCCAAGCTGGCTAAAAGGTACATCGATCATTCCTTTGTCCTCAGGCTACTTGATCTCTTTGACTCTGAAGACCCCAGGGAGAGAGAGTACCTCAAGATGATACTCCATCGTGTCTATGGAAAGTTCATGGTTCATCGGCCAGTTATTAGGAAAGCCATCAACAACACCTTCTACCAGTTCATCTACGAAACTGAAAAGCACAATGGAATTGCAGAGCTACTGGAGATCTTAGGGAGCATCATCAACGGGTTTGCGTTGCCACTTAAGGAAGAGCATAAATTGTTCCTTATCAGGGCCTTGATTCCACTTCACAAGCCAAAGTGCATTGCAATGTACCATCAACAGTTGTCTTACTGCATTACGCAGTTCGTTGAAAAAGATTGTAAACTTTCAGACACAGTTATCAGGGGCCTACTGAAATATTGGCCCATCACAAACAGCAACAAGGAGGTGATGTTTTTGGGAGAGTTAGAAGAGATACTAGAAGCTACACAGCCTGCAGAGTTTCAGAAATGCATGGTTCCTCTTTTCCGCCAGATTGCACGTTGTCTGAACAGCTCTCACTTTCAG GTTGCTGAGAGATCATTGTTTTTGTGGAACAATGACCATATCGAGAGTTTGATCAAACAAAACAGCAAGGTGATATTGCCTATCATATTCCCTGCACTGGAGAGAAATTCCAGCGGGCACTGGAACCCAGCTGTGCAAAGCCTCACTCTTAATGTGCGCAAATTGTTCTCTGATCATGACGCCGGACTGTACACCGAGTGTCTGCGGAAATACGAagaagccaaagccaaagagaaGGAGAATAAATTGAAGCAAGAAGCCACATGGAAACGCCTAGAAGAGATTGC